A section of the Camelus ferus isolate YT-003-E chromosome 33, BCGSAC_Cfer_1.0, whole genome shotgun sequence genome encodes:
- the ACAD8 gene encoding isobutyryl-CoA dehydrogenase, mitochondrial isoform X1, with protein sequence MLRDSCWRVGARLCFLRAGVRAAAESGRRALVSCIDPSIGLNEEQKEFQKVAFNFAAREMAPHTAEWDQKELFPVDVMRKAAQLGFGGVYMRTDVGGSGLSRLDASVIFEALATGCTSTTAYISIHNMCAWMIDAFGSEEQRHRFCPPLCAMEKFASYCLTEPGSGSDAASLLTSAKRQGDHYVLNGTKAFISGGGEADTYVVMCRTGGPGPKGISCVVVEKGAPGLSFGKKEKKMGWNSQPTRAVIFEDCAVPVANRIGAEGQGFLIAMQGLNGGRVNIASCSLGAAHASVILARDHLKIRKQFGAPLANNQYLQFKLADMATRLVASRMMIRSAAVALQEEREDAVALCSMAKLFATDECFAICNQALQMHGGYGYLKDYVVQQYVRDTRVHQILEGSNEVMRMLVSRSLLQE encoded by the exons ATGCTGCGGGATAGCTGCTGGCGTGTCGGGGCGCGGCTCTGCTTTTTGCGCGCCGGTGTGCGGGCCGCCGCCGAGAGCGGCCGGCGGGCATTGGTCTCCTGCATCGACC CTTCCATTGGACTAAATGAAGAGCAGAAAGAGTTTCAGAAGGTGGCTTTCAACTTTGCTGCCCGGGAGATGGCTCCACACACAGCAGAGTGGGACCAGAAG GAGCTGTTCCCAGTGGACGTGATGCGGAAggcagcccagctgggctttgggGGGGTCTACATGCGCACAGATGTAGGAGGGTCTGGACTGTCACGCCTCGATGCCTCTGTCATCTTTGAGGCCTTGGCCACCGGCTGCACGAGCACCACCGCCTATATAAGCATCCACAA CATGTGTGCCTGGATGATTGATGCTTTTGGAAGCGAGGAGCAGAGGCACAGATTCTGCCCCCCACTCTGTGCCATGGAGAAGTTTGCTTCCTACTGCCTTACCGAACCAG GGAGCGGGAGTGATGCCGCCTCCCTCTTGACCTCAGCCAAGCGACAAGGAGATCATTACGTCCTCAATGGCACCAAG GCCTTCATCAGTGGTGGAGGCGAAGCGGACACCTACGTGGTCATGTGCCGAACAGGAGGGCCAGGCCCCAAAGGCATCTCCTGCGTGGTTGTTGAGAAGGGGGCCCCTGGCCTCAGCTTCggcaagaaggagaagaag ATGGGGTGGAACTCCCAGCCAACCCGAGCGGTGATCTTTGAAGACTGTGCTGTACCCGTGGCCAACAGAATTGGGGCCGAGGGCCAGGGCTTCCTCATTGCCATGCAAGGACTGAATGGAGGAAGGGTCAACATTG CGTCCTGCTCCCTGGGCGCTGCTCACGCCTCGGTCATCCTTGCTCGAGACCACCTCAAGATCCGGAAGCAGTTTGGAGCGCCTCTGGCCAATAACCAG TACCTGCAGTTCAAGCTGGCTGACATGGCGACCAGGCTGGTGGCCTCGCGGATGATGATCCGCAGTGCGGCAGTAGCTCTGCAGGAGGAGCGGGAGGACGCGGTGGCCCTGTGCTCCATGGCCAAGCTCTTTGCAACTGATGAATGCTTCGCC ATCTGCAACCAGGCACTGCAGATGCACGGGGGCTACGGCTACCTGAAGGACTACGTGGTTCAGCAGTACGTGCGGGACACCAGGGTCCATCAGATCCTCGAAG GCAGCAATGAGGTGATGCGCATGCTGGTCTCCAGGAGCCTCCTGCAGGAGTAG
- the THYN1 gene encoding thymocyte nuclear protein 1, whose amino-acid sequence MPRPRKRLAGAAGPDKKGPEGKRAKTEAPGEALAKVENSSLQKTSASKDCGENLSRYWLMKSEPESRLEKGVDVKFSIEDLKAQPEQTACWDGVRNYQARNFLRAMKLEEAAFFYHSNCREPGIAGLMKIVKEAYPDHTQFEKNSPHYDPSSKEDNPKWSMVDVQFVRMMKRFIPLAELRTHHQAHRATGGPLKNMALFTRQRLSVQPLTREEFDFILSLEEEEPT is encoded by the exons ATGCCGAGACCCCGGAAGAGGCTGGCGGGGGCTGCTGGGCCAG ACAAGAAGGGGCCAGAAGGAAAACGTGCCAAAACAGAGGCCCCAGGTGAGGCACTGGCCAAAGTGGAGAACTCCAGCCTTCAGAAGACTTCAGCCTCTAAAGACTGTGGGGAGAATCTAAGCAGGTACTGGCTGATGAAGTCAGAGCCAGAGAGCCGGCTGGAGAAAGGCGTAGATGTGAAG TTCAGCATCGAGGACCTGAAAGCACAGCCCGAGCAGACGGCGTGCTGGGATGGCGTTCGCAACTACCAG GCCCGGAACTTCCTCAGAGCCATGAAGCTGGAGGAAGCAGCCTTCTTCTACCACAGCAACTGCAGAGAGCCAGGCATCGCAGGACTCATGAAG ATTGTGAAGGAGGCTTACCCTGACCACACACAGTTTGAGAAGAACAGCCCTCATTATGATCCATCCAGCAAAGAGGACAACCCCAAATGGTCCATG GTGGATGTGCAGTTTGTACGGATGATGAAGCGTTTCATTCCCCTGGCTGAGCTCAGAACCCATCACCAAGCCCACAGAGCCACTGGTGGCCCCTTAAAAAACATGGCGCTCTTCACTCGCCAGAGACTCTCGGTCCAGCCACTGACCCGAG AGGAGTTTGACTTCATTctgagcctggaggaggaggagccgaCTTAA
- the ACAD8 gene encoding isobutyryl-CoA dehydrogenase, mitochondrial isoform X2, whose product MAPHTAEWDQKELFPVDVMRKAAQLGFGGVYMRTDVGGSGLSRLDASVIFEALATGCTSTTAYISIHNMCAWMIDAFGSEEQRHRFCPPLCAMEKFASYCLTEPGSGSDAASLLTSAKRQGDHYVLNGTKAFISGGGEADTYVVMCRTGGPGPKGISCVVVEKGAPGLSFGKKEKKMGWNSQPTRAVIFEDCAVPVANRIGAEGQGFLIAMQGLNGGRVNIASCSLGAAHASVILARDHLKIRKQFGAPLANNQYLQFKLADMATRLVASRMMIRSAAVALQEEREDAVALCSMAKLFATDECFAICNQALQMHGGYGYLKDYVVQQYVRDTRVHQILEGSNEVMRMLVSRSLLQE is encoded by the exons ATGGCTCCACACACAGCAGAGTGGGACCAGAAG GAGCTGTTCCCAGTGGACGTGATGCGGAAggcagcccagctgggctttgggGGGGTCTACATGCGCACAGATGTAGGAGGGTCTGGACTGTCACGCCTCGATGCCTCTGTCATCTTTGAGGCCTTGGCCACCGGCTGCACGAGCACCACCGCCTATATAAGCATCCACAA CATGTGTGCCTGGATGATTGATGCTTTTGGAAGCGAGGAGCAGAGGCACAGATTCTGCCCCCCACTCTGTGCCATGGAGAAGTTTGCTTCCTACTGCCTTACCGAACCAG GGAGCGGGAGTGATGCCGCCTCCCTCTTGACCTCAGCCAAGCGACAAGGAGATCATTACGTCCTCAATGGCACCAAG GCCTTCATCAGTGGTGGAGGCGAAGCGGACACCTACGTGGTCATGTGCCGAACAGGAGGGCCAGGCCCCAAAGGCATCTCCTGCGTGGTTGTTGAGAAGGGGGCCCCTGGCCTCAGCTTCggcaagaaggagaagaag ATGGGGTGGAACTCCCAGCCAACCCGAGCGGTGATCTTTGAAGACTGTGCTGTACCCGTGGCCAACAGAATTGGGGCCGAGGGCCAGGGCTTCCTCATTGCCATGCAAGGACTGAATGGAGGAAGGGTCAACATTG CGTCCTGCTCCCTGGGCGCTGCTCACGCCTCGGTCATCCTTGCTCGAGACCACCTCAAGATCCGGAAGCAGTTTGGAGCGCCTCTGGCCAATAACCAG TACCTGCAGTTCAAGCTGGCTGACATGGCGACCAGGCTGGTGGCCTCGCGGATGATGATCCGCAGTGCGGCAGTAGCTCTGCAGGAGGAGCGGGAGGACGCGGTGGCCCTGTGCTCCATGGCCAAGCTCTTTGCAACTGATGAATGCTTCGCC ATCTGCAACCAGGCACTGCAGATGCACGGGGGCTACGGCTACCTGAAGGACTACGTGGTTCAGCAGTACGTGCGGGACACCAGGGTCCATCAGATCCTCGAAG GCAGCAATGAGGTGATGCGCATGCTGGTCTCCAGGAGCCTCCTGCAGGAGTAG